One Candidatus Nitronauta litoralis genomic window, CAAAAATCGAGCAGCATTGTTTCAAGGGTCAACTGCACATTTGCATTCCCTTTTAAAGCCAGCCTCGTATTATGGATCGTTTCCTGCATCTTTGCGAGTGCCTGCTGACTTTGCCTGCCAACCATTGGTTTTATTTCACTCGAAAGGTCCCGGTTGAAAAGTAATTCCGGGGAGCATTGAATCTGTAGAAGTGTAACATCCCGCAGCATACCGCTCATTTCTTTTAGCATCCGGGTGATCTGGGTCGGTTCAGATTTTGCCCATGTGCGCGCGAATGAAAATAGAATATCGACCCTGTCCAACGAAAGGTTTAAAAGCAGCTGGATGAGAGATTGTCTTACTTGACCCCATTCTTCGAGATCGAAATCCAGAGCATTTTGTACGCTGCCACCGGAACGACTGACTCTTCTGGGAATTTCATCTTTATTAAATTCTTCGTTTCCGTTGGTAATTTCTTTCAGAATTATTTCCAGAGTGGGTTCTGATAGTGGCTGGAAACGGATTCCCTGACAACGTGAAGCGACAGTGGGCAAAAGCTGCTGCGGGTTGGAGGTGATGAGAATCAAAACTGTTTCTGCCGGCGGTTCTTCCAGCGTTTTTAAAAAAGCGTTTGCAGCCTGAGGATTGATCCTGTCGGCCGCATCGATAACCACAACTTTTGTTTTACCTTCGTAGGGCATGAACGCCAGTTTTTTTTGCAGATCACGGATCGCTTCTATTTTTATCCATGGTTCCCGGACGGATCCGCTCGCATCGGGTTCGAGAAAGAAAACGTCCGGATGAAGTCCCTGGTCAATCCTTCTGCATGAAGAGCATTGGTCACAGGAATTTTTTGGCCCCAGGGTTTCGCAATTGAGGGCTTTGGCAAGTTCATAACCCGCCTTCTTTTTGCCAACACTTTCGGGGCCGTAAAACAGATAGGCATTGGCTATTCTCCCGCTTTCCAAAGCCCGCGTGAGAATTCCCGATGCTTGCGGTTGACCTAGTATTGCTTGTAGAGACATGGTTTAATTACTTTTAAATTCAACTTTAAACAAGAAAGCCTAAGGTAAAACATCAGGTGTTTTTTTGAGGGGTAGGTCGTTTGGCCCAATGTTGAAAAGGCAACAACATTATAGACTGTTCCTTGACCGATTCAATAACAGTGCCTGAAATATGTAAGGAAATGAGCCTCCCTTTCTTGCATATTTAATGCAATAACTTAAAAATTTGATTGAAAATTGGCAGAAAATTTAGGGATTTATTTTGCGTTAATCCTTGTATTTTGTTATAAATCTGGCAGGAAACTGTTAGCCTAATTAAAGAAACAGCCTGAATTGCAGGCTTAATTTAGAGGACTGACATGGCAGTTGCAGAAAGAGCCAAGCGGACTCAGAAACGCAAGCGCAAACCAAAAATTCTCGCGGTGATCAACGATGCCTGTACGGGTTGTGGCGGATCGCCCATTTGCATAACTGAATGCCCCGTTGACAATTGTATGTACGAGGTGACAAACCCGGATGCTCCTTTTTTCAACCGGGTAGAAGTGGATCCTTTGACCTGTATTGGTTGTAAAAAATGCACGTCGAAAGGGCCCATGGACACATTCCTGGAAGGTTGTCCCTGGGATGCCATCGATATGTGGCCACTCGCCAAGTATGAAACTGAGATGGGAGAGCTCCCTTATTGAACGGGAGACACGAAAAATTTAA contains:
- a CDS encoding 4Fe-4S ferredoxin — its product is MAVAERAKRTQKRKRKPKILAVINDACTGCGGSPICITECPVDNCMYEVTNPDAPFFNRVEVDPLTCIGCKKCTSKGPMDTFLEGCPWDAIDMWPLAKYETEMGELPY
- the holB gene encoding DNA polymerase III subunit delta'; amino-acid sequence: MSLQAILGQPQASGILTRALESGRIANAYLFYGPESVGKKKAGYELAKALNCETLGPKNSCDQCSSCRRIDQGLHPDVFFLEPDASGSVREPWIKIEAIRDLQKKLAFMPYEGKTKVVVIDAADRINPQAANAFLKTLEEPPAETVLILITSNPQQLLPTVASRCQGIRFQPLSEPTLEIILKEITNGNEEFNKDEIPRRVSRSGGSVQNALDFDLEEWGQVRQSLIQLLLNLSLDRVDILFSFARTWAKSEPTQITRMLKEMSGMLRDVTLLQIQCSPELLFNRDLSSEIKPMVGRQSQQALAKMQETIHNTRLALKGNANVQLTLETMLLDFCEVR